A region of Sulfitobacter faviae DNA encodes the following proteins:
- the msrB gene encoding peptide-methionine (R)-S-oxide reductase MsrB produces MPQYEKTNAAIDALSPEEFHVTQRSGTERPGTGKYLDNKEPGIYVDIVSGEPLFASSDKYESGCGWPSFTKPIEPAYVEELEDASLGMVRTEVRSKHGDSHLGHVFPDGPPDRGGLRYCINSASLRFIHRDDMEAEGYGEYLNQVENVT; encoded by the coding sequence AATGCCGCGATTGACGCGCTGAGCCCCGAAGAATTCCACGTCACCCAACGCAGCGGCACCGAACGCCCCGGCACCGGCAAGTACCTCGACAACAAGGAACCGGGCATCTACGTCGACATCGTTTCGGGCGAGCCGCTCTTTGCCTCCTCGGACAAATACGAAAGCGGCTGCGGCTGGCCGAGCTTCACCAAACCGATCGAGCCTGCCTACGTTGAAGAGTTGGAAGACGCCTCGCTCGGCATGGTCCGCACGGAAGTGCGCAGCAAACACGGCGACAGCCACCTTGGCCATGTCTTCCCCGATGGCCCGCCCGACCGGGGCGGGCTGCGCTATTGCATCAATTCCGCCTCCCTGCGCTTCATCCACCGTGACGACATGGAAGCCGAAGGCTATGGCGAATATCTCAACCAAGTGGAGAATGTGACATGA